One stretch of Sporocytophaga myxococcoides DSM 11118 DNA includes these proteins:
- a CDS encoding Ig-like domain-containing protein: MKKIGLLFILVNMLNIHLYAQNIITVNLSNKIRPVTHCASGSLYGVIETLPSDIASLVAPLKPHVFANPAQSGSGKQQPVGDAIKVSERLQNTTAKVQIRLPDVLPGWPYKWPGTQSYLNICQQVIDAKKASGRTNYDGYEIWNEPQGTWNASNGNFNTTCWKPTFDLIRSQDPGARIIGPSLAYYNNNYMRDFLTFCKANNCIPDVVCWHQWGAGGFVNAYNQYRALEKELGISARPISINEYSSKTSDPNEGCPGYSVPFISKFERHGVESACISWWFTNLPGRLGSLLTSGNQKGGGWHLYKWYGDMTGNMVQVTPPNDLSEGLDGFGCIDDVSKYASICIGGNFTGNASVKITGIPAYFGSSVKVKLEYVSWSGKDNPVAGTSLISNSVFNVNNGAVTVPVNVTSIYYAYRIYLEPSVNTPSVTITVPAKDTVVANPSDVLVRANVSDPSAITDLKFFVNGVQSGKTLTVPPFTTTLNIRTAGVYTVTAELTDKNNNKVVSSGKIIRTAIAQVGYNYQSHTIPGTIQSEEFDLGGNGIAYLDNTSGSSVTPLVNYRTDEDVDIENCTDAGGGYNVGYATAGEWLEYSINVAKTGKYNLALRVACNGDGRTVNLTIDGNTLTSAIAIPNTSGWQSWKTISVKELQMSAGEHILRLTIGNVDYVNLNYMVFEEVVQVQPPAITLISPGNRTTISVNEKLTLSADATDPDGNIIGVSFYQDGKLLTTVNTAPFSYHWIPTFPGEYSFYAEAFDTDGLSTRTDTVSITVQSIVTGLNGVEIISFQPHPNPLNEEGFSLKGMGSFAYRIVDFKGALVESGDASEAIRIGKGLAQGIYLLTIENEENRFVWKIVRK; this comes from the coding sequence ATGAAGAAAATTGGTCTGCTATTTATATTGGTGAATATGCTGAATATTCATTTGTATGCACAAAACATAATAACTGTCAATTTATCCAATAAAATCCGACCTGTCACACACTGTGCATCCGGTTCTTTATATGGGGTCATTGAAACCTTGCCCTCCGATATTGCTAGTCTGGTCGCTCCTCTGAAGCCACATGTTTTTGCCAATCCTGCACAAAGTGGTTCGGGAAAACAACAGCCTGTCGGAGATGCTATAAAAGTTTCTGAACGACTGCAAAACACCACAGCCAAGGTGCAGATACGTCTGCCTGATGTTTTGCCTGGATGGCCATATAAATGGCCTGGTACTCAATCCTATTTAAATATCTGCCAACAAGTAATTGATGCAAAGAAAGCTTCAGGTAGAACTAATTATGATGGTTACGAAATCTGGAATGAACCTCAGGGAACCTGGAACGCATCTAATGGTAACTTTAACACCACCTGCTGGAAACCCACTTTTGATCTGATCCGTTCGCAGGATCCAGGTGCAAGAATAATCGGGCCGTCACTGGCATATTACAACAATAACTATATGCGCGATTTCCTGACTTTCTGCAAGGCTAATAATTGTATTCCGGATGTTGTCTGCTGGCATCAATGGGGAGCAGGTGGGTTTGTAAACGCGTACAACCAGTACCGTGCGCTTGAAAAGGAATTGGGAATTTCTGCTAGGCCAATCAGCATTAATGAATATTCTTCAAAAACCAGTGATCCCAATGAAGGTTGTCCAGGGTATTCTGTACCATTTATCAGTAAATTTGAAAGACATGGAGTCGAAAGCGCCTGTATCTCCTGGTGGTTTACCAACCTGCCTGGCAGATTGGGAAGTTTGCTGACCTCCGGTAACCAGAAAGGCGGAGGATGGCATTTGTACAAATGGTACGGAGATATGACCGGAAACATGGTACAGGTAACTCCCCCGAATGATTTAAGCGAAGGCTTGGATGGTTTTGGTTGTATAGACGATGTCAGTAAATATGCGAGTATCTGCATTGGTGGAAATTTTACAGGAAATGCTTCTGTAAAAATAACCGGAATTCCTGCCTATTTCGGTAGCAGTGTCAAGGTGAAGCTGGAATATGTTTCATGGTCTGGTAAAGACAATCCTGTAGCTGGTACGTCATTGATATCCAACTCTGTTTTTAATGTGAACAATGGTGCTGTTACAGTGCCTGTAAATGTAACAAGTATTTATTATGCTTATCGCATTTATTTAGAGCCATCGGTGAATACACCTTCCGTTACAATTACTGTTCCTGCCAAGGATACAGTGGTTGCCAATCCGTCAGATGTGTTGGTTCGTGCAAATGTTTCAGACCCATCAGCAATTACTGATCTGAAGTTTTTTGTCAATGGTGTGCAGTCTGGAAAAACGCTGACAGTTCCTCCTTTTACAACCACTTTGAATATCAGAACAGCAGGTGTTTATACCGTTACAGCAGAACTTACTGATAAAAACAATAACAAAGTTGTTTCGTCTGGTAAAATCATAAGGACCGCAATTGCACAGGTTGGTTATAACTATCAGTCTCATACTATTCCAGGTACAATTCAATCTGAAGAATTTGATCTGGGAGGAAACGGCATTGCTTATCTGGACAATACATCGGGAAGCAGCGTCACTCCACTGGTAAATTACAGGACCGACGAGGATGTTGATATAGAAAACTGTACAGATGCTGGTGGAGGATACAATGTAGGATATGCAACAGCGGGTGAATGGCTGGAGTACAGTATAAATGTAGCTAAAACAGGAAAATACAACCTTGCTCTGAGGGTAGCTTGTAATGGCGATGGACGAACGGTTAATTTAACAATTGACGGGAACACTTTAACCTCAGCTATAGCTATACCAAACACCTCAGGATGGCAAAGCTGGAAAACTATTTCTGTTAAAGAATTGCAAATGTCTGCAGGGGAACACATCCTGCGATTGACCATAGGAAATGTGGACTATGTCAATCTGAATTATATGGTTTTTGAAGAGGTGGTTCAGGTGCAACCACCGGCGATCACATTAATTTCGCCAGGTAACCGGACAACTATAAGTGTAAACGAGAAATTAACACTATCTGCAGATGCAACCGATCCTGACGGAAATATCATCGGTGTATCTTTTTATCAAGACGGCAAATTGCTCACCACAGTAAATACTGCACCTTTTTCTTACCATTGGATACCAACATTTCCGGGAGAATATTCATTTTATGCTGAAGCATTTGATACCGATGGCTTAAGTACCAGAACAGATACAGTGAGTATTACAGTTCAATCAATTGTCACGGGGCTTAATGGTGTGGAGATCATCTCATTTCAACCGCATCCGAATCCTTTGAATGAAGAAGGTTTTTCGCTGAAAGGAATGGGAAGCTTTGCCTATCGCATTGTTGATTTTAAAGGTGCATTGGTAGAAAGTGGCGATGCTTCAGAGGCAATAAGAATTGGAAAAGGTCTGGCCCAAGGTATATATCTTCTGACGATAGAAAATGAAGAGAACCGGTTTGTCTGGAAGATCGTCAGGAAGTAG
- a CDS encoding T9SS type A sorting domain-containing protein, with the protein MKRYLLIFLASVFFLQGSIAQDRKWEWMVNGSKSRGSSSNAMTMDSERNIYVVGWFDGNFEIDDVTLTGKGSNDIFLVKLKENGDLIWARGLGGPNFFDLGYAVTVDKQDNVIITGSFDINAVVGSETLTSTYYRDVITVKYDKNGNILWIRQGKGTGAEDYGYAIKADSLDNVYVAGINSGVMNFEGTSIEQGGFITKYDPSGNLIKIISIPGQSTEVTSISFDRKENILAVGMFTANTAFENITIPGVTGWRTFLAKYNSSGDIEWIKTPIANPGSATVKEVVTDEFGNSYIGGMFMDTIIVEKDTLTNQRKRVVTFNPLTMKFDTTYSMIWNAFIAKYDSSGVFKWIKKIGSEQNAEVRGLFCDQKGGVFISGIYMGKTKVGNAEFDSNTHTGYFCKMDYNGNFEFAEDIKSTSGFTVYLEDVYAIKGTYYITGLASQLKLGDFEFKNDISNPQFFIAKNSSKSYAPEIKSFSPSYVAALDSVTVKGKYFTGVTDVFLGSESLSFTIVSDSVLRFKTYLASVNKFSLVNQGGTTFSSTPLEVVFVTGIKSAESESIVAYPNPANNILYFKGLNNPGQISIMSIDGMMLKKISTSEVECSLNVEDISKGTYLFVFEGNTGGRKVGKITIIK; encoded by the coding sequence ATGAAAAGATATCTATTGATTTTTTTAGCATCAGTTTTTTTCCTTCAAGGTTCTATCGCTCAAGATAGAAAATGGGAATGGATGGTTAATGGCAGCAAGTCCAGAGGTTCTTCATCTAATGCGATGACCATGGATTCCGAACGAAATATTTATGTAGTTGGTTGGTTTGATGGCAATTTTGAAATCGACGATGTCACTTTAACCGGGAAAGGTAGTAATGATATTTTTCTTGTTAAGCTTAAAGAGAATGGGGATTTAATATGGGCAAGAGGATTAGGAGGTCCTAATTTTTTTGATCTGGGATATGCTGTTACTGTGGATAAGCAAGACAATGTTATAATAACAGGATCTTTTGATATTAATGCAGTTGTCGGTTCGGAGACATTGACGAGTACTTATTATAGAGATGTTATAACTGTGAAGTATGATAAGAATGGTAACATACTTTGGATAAGACAGGGTAAAGGGACAGGAGCAGAAGATTATGGGTATGCTATAAAAGCTGACTCATTGGATAATGTTTATGTTGCTGGTATAAATTCAGGTGTTATGAATTTCGAAGGGACTTCAATCGAACAAGGTGGATTCATAACAAAATATGATCCTTCAGGAAACTTGATTAAAATCATTTCTATACCTGGTCAATCAACGGAAGTTACCTCCATTTCCTTTGACAGAAAGGAGAATATTTTAGCTGTAGGAATGTTCACTGCTAATACTGCTTTTGAAAATATTACAATTCCCGGAGTAACCGGTTGGAGAACGTTTTTAGCGAAATATAATTCTTCGGGTGATATTGAATGGATTAAAACTCCTATAGCTAATCCAGGTTCTGCTACAGTAAAAGAGGTAGTGACGGACGAATTTGGAAACTCTTATATTGGAGGTATGTTTATGGATACGATCATAGTTGAAAAAGATACTCTTACTAATCAAAGAAAAAGAGTCGTGACTTTTAATCCTTTAACAATGAAGTTCGATACAACTTATTCTATGATTTGGAATGCATTCATTGCAAAATATGATTCATCAGGTGTTTTTAAATGGATAAAAAAGATAGGATCTGAACAAAATGCAGAGGTGAGAGGATTGTTTTGTGATCAAAAAGGTGGTGTATTTATAAGTGGCATTTATATGGGAAAAACTAAAGTAGGAAATGCGGAATTTGATTCAAATACCCATACAGGATATTTTTGCAAGATGGATTATAATGGGAATTTTGAGTTTGCAGAGGATATAAAGTCAACAAGTGGATTCACTGTTTATTTAGAGGATGTCTATGCAATTAAAGGTACATATTATATTACAGGTTTGGCAAGCCAATTAAAATTGGGGGATTTTGAGTTTAAGAATGATATTTCTAATCCTCAATTTTTTATTGCAAAGAATAGTTCTAAATCATATGCTCCGGAGATTAAATCTTTTTCCCCATCCTATGTTGCAGCCCTAGACTCTGTTACAGTGAAGGGTAAGTATTTTACTGGAGTTACAGATGTGTTCCTCGGTTCAGAAAGTCTTAGTTTTACTATTGTTAGTGATAGTGTACTAAGGTTTAAGACATATTTGGCTTCTGTAAATAAATTCTCATTGGTAAATCAGGGAGGAACTACATTTTCTTCAACACCTTTGGAAGTAGTCTTTGTCACAGGAATAAAGAGCGCTGAGAGTGAATCTATAGTAGCATATCCAAACCCCGCAAACAATATTTTATACTTCAAAGGCTTAAATAATCCGGGGCAGATTTCTATTATGTCAATAGATGGAATGATGCTTAAAAAAATCTCAACATCAGAAGTAGAATGCTCTTTAAATGTTGAAGATATCTCAAAAGGAACATATTTATTTGTTTTCGAAGGAAATACGGGGGGTAGAAAGGTCGGAAAAATTACGATTATTAAATAG
- a CDS encoding T9SS type A sorting domain-containing protein, producing the protein MIKLFTKVIAVFVFLLTSNIALGQYKTIYFDSIPFYRYGNPSYMYSPTTGRLGLLGPTGDFIPVEIQSKELIDQDTVYTNSLVVKQNTSNRSDDCYAKISSAWAGKKIILTKDKRDIFINAENDSIIFRKDAGLNDSWTFYSKGNNHFTASVIRKAFEPISIYGSILIDSVMTVIINYKNNSDKSPADHIFNGKEWKISQKYGFVKTYDLLNFPNDTNALVLQGFNSKGVKNLTELDIYNFEIGDIFHTMDSSVRIYFSAKNTISTVIDKRITDNELVYKIENWFNNYQNDPRVPPDFRPPAEGKDTTEIIIKLNQSLPNLLNKLPTLRYPDYFNYHVYQFVDQKTSQLSKGTIGLNLIASEESPDSCYTQSYEPSIENVYMEGLGGPYYNGLDLAPMPTWKMRKLVYYKKGTIEWGTPLQIVSGINKNKINSIVSLYPNPSNDKIKIVSDGIQDSFYKIYNYEGREILSGYFTSNEEVISVKEIISGIYSVVILNENGAIYSSKFIKN; encoded by the coding sequence ATGATAAAACTTTTTACAAAGGTTATTGCAGTTTTTGTTTTTTTGCTAACCTCAAATATCGCGTTAGGTCAATATAAAACAATCTATTTTGACAGCATTCCATTTTACCGTTATGGGAATCCATCATATATGTATAGTCCTACCACTGGTCGTTTAGGGTTGTTAGGTCCTACAGGTGATTTTATCCCTGTGGAAATACAAAGTAAAGAATTGATAGATCAGGATACTGTTTATACTAATAGTTTAGTTGTCAAACAAAATACGAGTAATCGAAGCGATGATTGTTATGCTAAAATCAGTTCGGCATGGGCAGGAAAAAAAATTATACTAACAAAGGATAAGCGAGACATTTTTATTAATGCTGAGAATGATTCAATTATTTTTAGAAAAGATGCAGGGTTAAATGATTCCTGGACTTTCTATTCCAAAGGGAATAATCATTTTACCGCAAGCGTGATCCGAAAAGCTTTCGAACCCATTAGCATTTATGGAAGCATACTGATTGATTCAGTAATGACGGTTATTATTAACTATAAAAATAACTCAGACAAAAGTCCAGCTGACCATATTTTTAATGGAAAGGAATGGAAAATAAGTCAAAAGTATGGATTTGTTAAAACATATGATTTATTAAACTTTCCTAATGATACCAATGCTTTGGTTCTTCAGGGATTTAATAGTAAGGGAGTGAAAAACCTCACAGAACTTGATATCTATAATTTTGAAATAGGAGATATATTCCATACAATGGATTCAAGTGTGAGGATTTATTTCTCAGCCAAAAATACTATCAGTACCGTTATTGATAAAAGGATTACCGATAATGAACTTGTATATAAAATAGAAAATTGGTTTAATAATTATCAAAATGATCCCAGGGTACCTCCAGACTTCCGTCCGCCTGCTGAGGGGAAAGATACTACAGAGATTATAATCAAATTGAATCAGTCACTACCTAACCTTTTAAATAAGTTGCCAACACTAAGATATCCTGATTATTTTAATTATCATGTATATCAATTTGTCGATCAAAAAACTTCTCAATTAAGCAAAGGTACGATAGGTTTAAACCTTATTGCTTCCGAGGAATCACCTGATTCATGTTATACACAAAGTTATGAACCAAGCATAGAGAATGTCTATATGGAAGGGTTGGGAGGGCCTTATTACAATGGTTTAGATTTAGCTCCTATGCCAACCTGGAAAATGAGGAAATTGGTGTATTATAAAAAAGGGACAATAGAATGGGGAACTCCTTTACAAATCGTTAGTGGAATAAATAAAAATAAAATTAATTCTATTGTAAGCCTATATCCTAATCCATCAAATGATAAAATAAAGATTGTCAGTGATGGTATTCAGGATTCTTTTTACAAAATTTATAACTATGAGGGAAGAGAAATTCTAAGCGGTTACTTTACATCAAATGAAGAAGTTATTAGCGTGAAAGAAATTATTTCAGGAATTTACTCTGTGGTTATTTTAAATGAAAATGGAGCTATCTACTCTTCTAAATTTATCAAAAATTAG
- a CDS encoding collagen-like protein, protein MKKYFYLIIITLISLHAAYAQTPNLLSYQAVVRNSNNALVVNTAVGIKITILQTSATGTEVYSEAHQTESNSNGLISVSIGGGNVLSGNFATIDWSKGPYFIKTEIDPAGGSNYSITSVSQLLSVPYALYAEKSGSSIPGPVGPQGAAGPQGATGPQGPAGPTGATGPQGPAGPTGATGPQGPQGVAGVSVKTITGYANPNSLFGKGFTLERLANQQYKVTWPAGSFPGLSFPTVFTYAGAVPLASWSADGTGSGNFVTRTNVGDTIWFTIVEIK, encoded by the coding sequence ATGAAAAAATACTTTTACTTAATAATTATTACTTTGATCAGTCTGCATGCAGCATATGCTCAGACACCTAATTTACTTAGCTATCAGGCTGTGGTGAGAAACAGCAATAATGCTTTGGTTGTCAATACAGCAGTAGGTATAAAAATCACTATTCTGCAAACTTCAGCAACAGGAACAGAAGTATATTCAGAAGCACATCAGACAGAAAGCAATAGCAATGGTCTGATAAGTGTATCAATAGGTGGAGGAAATGTTTTGTCCGGAAATTTTGCAACGATTGACTGGTCTAAAGGCCCATATTTTATAAAGACAGAAATTGATCCTGCCGGAGGTTCTAATTACTCTATTACAAGTGTTTCACAATTATTAAGTGTACCTTATGCATTATATGCAGAAAAGTCTGGTAGTAGTATACCTGGCCCGGTAGGTCCACAGGGCGCTGCTGGACCTCAGGGTGCAACAGGTCCTCAAGGTCCGGCAGGTCCAACGGGAGCAACGGGCCCTCAAGGTCCAGCAGGACCGACAGGAGCAACAGGTCCTCAAGGTCCACAAGGTGTGGCAGGAGTCAGTGTTAAAACTATTACAGGTTATGCAAATCCAAATTCTCTCTTTGGAAAAGGATTTACGTTGGAGCGATTAGCTAACCAGCAATATAAAGTTACCTGGCCTGCAGGTTCCTTTCCGGGATTGAGTTTCCCAACAGTCTTTACTTATGCAGGAGCAGTTCCTTTGGCTAGTTGGTCTGCTGATGGCACTGGTTCAGGAAATTTTGTTACCAGAACCAATGTAGGAGATACGATCTGGTTTACAATAGTAGAGATTAAATAA
- a CDS encoding T9SS type A sorting domain-containing protein, which yields MLKLTKKAVTLSLLLSLGIIGVKAQSSTVSAGGEGSGSGGTVSYSIGLTSFEASSGTSGSVSTGVQHAYVSVVSGVDHPEINLLAEVYPNPTANTVTLKVDGISTDNLSFVLLDINGNVLEQSQLNSNSTTINLENLSNTTFLLKVFRKKQVLKTFKIIKNS from the coding sequence ATGCTTAAATTAACAAAAAAGGCAGTAACATTAAGTCTTTTGCTTAGCCTGGGAATCATTGGAGTAAAGGCTCAGAGTAGCACTGTGTCTGCTGGCGGAGAAGGCTCCGGTAGCGGAGGTACAGTAAGCTATTCTATTGGGCTGACAAGCTTCGAAGCTTCATCAGGTACGTCGGGCTCTGTTTCTACTGGCGTGCAACATGCTTATGTTTCTGTGGTATCTGGTGTTGATCACCCGGAGATTAATTTATTGGCAGAGGTATATCCCAATCCTACTGCAAATACTGTAACACTAAAGGTTGATGGAATAAGCACTGATAATCTGAGTTTTGTTCTGTTGGACATAAACGGTAATGTGCTTGAGCAAAGTCAGCTAAACAGCAATTCTACTACCATTAATCTGGAAAACCTTTCCAATACAACTTTTCTGCTGAAAGTGTTCAGAAAGAAACAAGTGTTAAAGACCTTTAAAATCATTAAAAATTCCTAA
- a CDS encoding serine hydrolase yields MKTRSKFFNRLLTAYAASVLLPGTLFAQAWIAKHGMNPAEYQTAFNTNTANGYRLTSVNGYTSNGAEKYIALWEKVSGGAYVTSHSMTAAEYQSAFNTYTSQGYRPTLISGYAVGGEAQFAAIWEKKSGGAWIARHNLTAAQYQAVYDTYTAQGYRPTYISGYVVNGVEYFAGIWEVVSGGGAWVARHNLTAAQYQTAFNTYTSQGYILKRISGYNKGGTDLYAAVWEKTSSPMWSARHGITAANYQYAFDNHYYSGYRPVLLNAFASGTSSKFNGFWTNTNISSANMAKIDNAVNNYLSSQSVTGLSLAISKNGRLVFAKGYGSADPTVGEEMSPDQPGRIMSISKPVTSVGIMTLIQKGLLSKESFVFGTNGVLSQYTVPANKPSLRRIRVRHLLNHTSGLRSCNGESVFWDATKTPDDAMGVLLAANDLVLTDTSVAFEYSNTNYFILERVIEKVSGKKYETYIRENVLNKSGIGSTMYVGQANGNPKAGEMNYTPLTQMNLQLWAGFGGWVARPIDLLKFLNRVDGAATPSDILTAASHTTMTTGSSLNPGYGFGWGVSGNLQNHNGCHGSSRSFLVELANGVSYAVIINSQPTNDGCGWTMKAAIEAGLNQVTGYPSYDLFDNIGTGARADEFAITAEEQGFNINMDASSLNKVLAYPTVSTDGVINFSNASDITSVTVSDMLGNKETYTAVERIQTQLKGMLILHIETENGKVTQKVIVE; encoded by the coding sequence ATGAAAACCAGATCTAAATTCTTTAACAGACTTTTAACAGCGTATGCTGCTTCTGTTCTCCTTCCGGGAACTCTTTTCGCTCAGGCTTGGATTGCAAAACATGGAATGAATCCTGCAGAGTATCAGACAGCCTTTAATACAAATACAGCTAATGGCTACAGATTGACTTCTGTAAATGGTTATACCTCTAACGGAGCAGAAAAATACATCGCTCTTTGGGAAAAAGTTTCGGGGGGTGCTTATGTAACCAGCCACTCTATGACAGCTGCAGAATACCAGTCTGCTTTTAATACATATACTTCTCAGGGATACAGACCAACCTTGATATCAGGGTATGCAGTAGGAGGAGAAGCTCAGTTTGCTGCTATCTGGGAAAAGAAATCAGGTGGTGCATGGATTGCCAGACATAACCTCACCGCTGCTCAGTATCAGGCTGTATATGATACTTATACTGCTCAAGGATATCGTCCGACTTATATAAGCGGATATGTTGTAAACGGCGTGGAATATTTCGCAGGTATCTGGGAAGTGGTATCCGGAGGAGGTGCATGGGTTGCAAGACATAATTTAACTGCTGCTCAATATCAGACTGCCTTTAATACTTATACTTCTCAAGGATATATCCTGAAAAGAATTTCAGGTTACAACAAAGGTGGAACTGATCTTTACGCAGCGGTATGGGAGAAGACTAGCTCTCCAATGTGGTCTGCCAGACATGGAATCACTGCAGCAAACTATCAGTATGCTTTTGACAACCATTATTACTCAGGTTACAGACCAGTATTATTGAATGCTTTCGCATCTGGAACCAGCTCTAAATTCAATGGCTTCTGGACTAATACGAATATCTCCAGCGCAAACATGGCAAAAATTGATAATGCTGTTAATAATTATCTTTCCAGCCAAAGTGTTACAGGTCTTTCTCTTGCTATCAGCAAAAACGGAAGACTGGTATTTGCTAAAGGCTATGGCTCTGCAGATCCTACTGTCGGCGAAGAAATGTCCCCTGACCAGCCAGGACGTATTATGAGTATCTCTAAGCCTGTTACTTCTGTAGGTATCATGACTTTGATCCAGAAAGGTTTACTATCTAAAGAATCTTTTGTGTTCGGTACAAACGGGGTGCTTTCTCAATATACTGTACCGGCAAATAAACCTTCATTAAGAAGAATAAGAGTTCGTCACTTGTTGAACCATACATCAGGTCTTAGATCATGCAATGGAGAGTCTGTATTCTGGGATGCAACCAAAACTCCTGATGATGCAATGGGTGTATTGCTGGCTGCAAATGATCTTGTTCTTACAGATACCAGCGTAGCTTTTGAATATTCTAATACCAACTATTTCATTCTTGAAAGAGTCATTGAAAAAGTAAGTGGTAAAAAATATGAAACGTACATCAGAGAAAATGTATTGAACAAAAGTGGTATCGGGTCTACCATGTATGTAGGACAAGCTAATGGTAATCCAAAAGCAGGAGAGATGAACTACACACCGCTAACACAAATGAACCTTCAGTTGTGGGCTGGCTTTGGTGGCTGGGTTGCTCGTCCGATAGATTTATTGAAATTCCTTAACAGGGTAGATGGTGCCGCCACACCGTCAGATATTTTGACTGCTGCTTCTCATACTACAATGACTACGGGATCTTCTCTGAATCCTGGTTATGGATTCGGATGGGGAGTTTCAGGAAACCTTCAGAATCACAATGGTTGCCATGGCTCCTCAAGATCATTCCTTGTTGAACTCGCAAACGGAGTAAGCTATGCAGTGATCATCAACAGCCAGCCTACAAATGATGGTTGTGGCTGGACAATGAAAGCAGCGATCGAAGCTGGTCTGAATCAGGTAACAGGATATCCTTCTTATGACTTATTTGACAATATAGGTACTGGTGCCCGTGCAGATGAGTTTGCAATCACTGCTGAAGAGCAAGGTTTCAATATAAATATGGATGCTTCTTCTTTGAATAAAGTTCTTGCTTACCCTACTGTTAGTACCGACGGAGTGATTAATTTCAGCAATGCTTCTGATATCACATCTGTAACTGTATCGGATATGCTTGGAAATAAAGAAACTTACACAGCTGTAGAGCGCATTCAGACTCAGTTGAAAGGTATGTTGATTCTTCATATTGAAACTGAGAATGGTAAAGTAACTCAAAAAGTAATAGTAGAATAA
- a CDS encoding HipA family kinase, whose translation MSNYTPKIREVNVIRYVTPLREGGSLPAIVEADDDFLYVVKFRGAGQGIKTLIAELIAGEIARLLGFLIPEIVFINLDEAFGRTEPDEEIQDLLRTSEGQNLGLHYLSRAITFDSLVTSVDPELASKIVWLDCLIMNVDRTARNTNMLSWNKELWLIDHGASFYFHHSWPNPEEQGKKPFPQIKDHVLLSKASELDKVNDAFKIKLTTENIQSIVALIPDEWLIKAESPFETAEAHRQAYVKFLETRIANSEIFVNEAKNARKAII comes from the coding sequence GTGAGTAATTATACCCCTAAGATCAGAGAAGTAAACGTTATCCGTTACGTAACGCCCCTTCGCGAGGGAGGCTCTCTACCTGCTATAGTAGAGGCTGATGATGACTTTCTGTATGTTGTAAAATTCAGAGGTGCAGGCCAAGGAATAAAGACCCTTATAGCAGAGCTTATAGCTGGTGAGATTGCCAGACTTCTGGGCTTTCTGATACCTGAGATCGTTTTCATCAATCTTGATGAAGCCTTCGGCCGTACAGAACCAGATGAAGAAATCCAGGATCTGTTGAGAACAAGCGAAGGACAGAATCTTGGACTACATTATCTTTCAAGGGCTATAACATTTGACTCACTGGTTACCAGTGTAGATCCTGAACTTGCTTCTAAGATTGTCTGGCTGGATTGCCTGATCATGAATGTAGACCGCACTGCGCGCAATACCAACATGCTTTCCTGGAATAAAGAACTTTGGCTTATAGACCATGGTGCTTCCTTTTATTTTCATCATTCATGGCCCAATCCTGAAGAACAAGGGAAGAAACCATTTCCGCAGATAAAAGATCATGTCCTGCTTTCTAAAGCATCAGAACTTGATAAAGTCAATGATGCTTTCAAAATAAAACTGACAACTGAAAACATTCAATCAATAGTGGCACTGATTCCGGATGAGTGGTTAATAAAGGCTGAATCTCCTTTTGAAACTGCTGAAGCACATAGACAAGCCTATGTAAAATTCCTGGAAACACGAATTGCTAATTCTGAAATCTTTGTAAACGAAGCAAAAAATGCAAGGAAAGCAATTATTTGA
- a CDS encoding DUF3037 domain-containing protein, whose product MQGKQLFEYAVIRVVPRVEREEFLNVGVILFCSAQGFLQTKFELNQERLKAFCKDIDIAELEERLRAFERICAGGKQAGPIGSLPLSGRFRWLTANRSTIVQTSAVHPGLCGDAKETLTRLMAELVL is encoded by the coding sequence ATGCAAGGAAAGCAATTATTTGAGTATGCTGTCATTCGTGTAGTACCAAGGGTTGAACGCGAAGAGTTTTTGAATGTAGGAGTAATACTTTTTTGCTCAGCACAGGGATTCTTACAAACCAAGTTTGAGCTGAATCAAGAGCGGCTAAAGGCATTCTGTAAAGATATAGATATTGCAGAACTGGAAGAACGTCTTAGAGCGTTTGAAAGGATCTGCGCAGGGGGAAAACAAGCAGGTCCGATAGGAAGTCTTCCGCTCTCGGGAAGATTCAGATGGTTGACAGCAAACAGAAGTACTATTGTTCAGACTTCAGCAGTCCATCCAGGATTGTGCGGAGATGCAAAAGAGACACTGACAAGGCTCATGGCAGAACTAGTGTTATAA